The DNA segment GTCGACCTCGCGCTGCCCTGCACCTACGACTTCGACGTCACCGGCTCGCGGTATCTGCACGCCCTCGGGGAAGGCGCGGTCCCGCTCACGCTGCTCTTCTCGGGGACGGTCTTCACCAAGGGCAGCGCGGGCTTCGGAGTACGGCAGGTGCCCTGGGACTGCGAGGCCCGTCACCCGATGCCCGTCGCGGTGTGGCGGGAGATGATCGCCGCCCACTTCCCGAACGCCGGGTGGATCAGGCTCGACCACGACGTCATCACCGAGTTCGCCGGCTTCCGTGCGCGGCACGGGCTGATCAGCTGGGAAGAGACGGTCCACACCCTGCTGGCCGAGACCGGAGAGGTGGTCCCGTGACCCCCGTGAACGCCTTGACGCTCGACCATGTCCGTACGGTCGCCGACGCGGTGCTGTACGAGGGGTACCTGCTGTACCCGTACCGGGCCAGCTCCCACAAGAACCGGTCACGCTGGCAGTTCGGTGTCCTGGGGCCGCCGTCGGCCTCGCCCGCCTGCTTCGGCGAGGAGCCGGACATGGCGATGCAGTGCCTGCTGGCGCCGGACGGGACGCCCGCCGCCGTC comes from the Streptomyces sp. NBC_01471 genome and includes:
- a CDS encoding DUF6084 family protein, which encodes MSGTDFSVLDFSVLDVVSEPYAAAPQLTARLRIEESSGERIHAIVLQCQVRIEPQRRSYDAAEEEGLRGLFGERSRWADTLRPFLWMQCNTTVQGFTGATEVDLALPCTYDFDVTGSRYLHALGEGAVPLTLLFSGTVFTKGSAGFGVRQVPWDCEARHPMPVAVWREMIAAHFPNAGWIRLDHDVITEFAGFRARHGLISWEETVHTLLAETGEVVP